One genomic region from Arthrobacter sp. YN encodes:
- a CDS encoding GntR family transcriptional regulator, whose product MTPTGDFPGTWRPNTTSAVALFEQLRLRIIELADSGILAVGAKLPPVRNLAGVLDVAPHTVARAYKELEAAGVVATRGRNGTVVCARDDRWGALAEVAGQYASAAKAQGASFAEAVQLLAAAYDAD is encoded by the coding sequence GTGACTCCCACCGGCGATTTCCCGGGCACCTGGCGGCCCAACACCACCAGCGCCGTCGCCCTCTTTGAACAGTTGAGGTTGCGGATCATCGAGCTCGCTGACTCGGGAATCCTGGCGGTCGGAGCGAAACTGCCACCCGTGCGCAATCTGGCGGGCGTACTGGACGTCGCACCCCACACCGTCGCCCGGGCTTACAAAGAACTGGAAGCCGCGGGCGTCGTGGCAACCCGGGGCCGGAATGGCACCGTGGTCTGTGCCCGGGACGATCGCTGGGGAGCGCTGGCCGAGGTGGCCGGGCAGTATGCGTCCGCTGCGAAGGCACAGGGCGCCTCTTTCGCCGAGGCAGTCCAGCTTCTCGCCGCAGCGTATGACGCGGATTGA